The Streptomyces sp. A2-16 sequence AGGAAGGACAGGGACAGGTTGTGCAGCTGGTCCGGCACGAGTTGCTCGGTGAAGCGGCCGGGGAAGGACATGAGGTGGTCCATCGCGATGGACCCGGTGACGGCGACCCGCACCGGGGACCTCACGGCCGTACGTCTCCGGACTCGATCTTGCGTTTGATGCCGGCCTGGTTGTGGCGGGTGTGGGTGTTCATCCGCTCCAGGACCGTCTCCAGCGGCACCGGGAACTTCTCGTCGAGCTCGAAGTCCTGCACCCAGGTCATCGCCGTGCCCTCGGGGACCGGCTCGTAGCTCCACCGCAGGTGCATGTAGCGGAACGGGTAGAGCGGGTCCCGGCGTTCGGCGACCGCGACGAGCTCGCGGTGGTCGAGGATGCGCCAGGACCGCCAGCTCGCCCCCTCCTCGTTGGTCAGCTCGAAGACGATCTCCGTCCACCGGCCCTCGCGCTCCTCGGAGAGGACCTTGGCGTCGCTGTACTCGTCGAAGATCTCCGACCAGCGCGCGATGTCGTTGGTGAGGTCGAAGACGAGCTCGGCGTCGGCCCCGATCACGATGGCGTTCTCGATGCGCGGCACCGCGTCACCCCCGTACCGTGCTGCCCGCGGACAGCAGCCGTCCGACACACTCCACGAGGTCCCCGAAGACCGTGAACCCGCCCTCGGCCTCGGCGTCGATACCGATCCCGAAGTGCTGCTCCAACGCGACGACGATCTCCACCAGTTCGGTCGAGTCGATGTCGAGGTCCTCCGCCAGCCGCCGGTCGTCCGCCAGCTCCCCGGCGTCGAACCCGACCCCGCGCATGACGGCGACCACCTGTTCCCGTACGTCCATGACGTCCTGTCTCCTCAGCCTGTTCGGTCGTTCCTGTGCGGTTCGGTCGTTCCTGTGCGGTTCGGTCGTTCCTGTGCGGTCGTCAGACGGCGACTGCGATCGCCACGGCGACGCCCGCCTCGTGGGTGATGCTCAGATGCAGTCCGGTGAACGAGGCCAGCCGGAACGCCCGTTCGGCCCGTCCGGACAGCCGTGGCACCGGCTGTCCCGACACCGCGCGGCCGACGTCGATGTCCAGCCAGCCGCAGCCCTGCCCGTAGCCGCCGAGCGTCTTGCGGACCGCCTCCTTGGCCGCGATCCGGCCCGCCATCCGGCAGGCCCGGTGGCGCGGCGAGCCGCCCTCGCACAGGGCCTGCTCGGCGGGGGTGAACAGCCGGTCGCACAGCGGCTGTCCGCGCCGCTCCAGCATGGCCCGCAGCCGCTGTACGTCGACCACGTCGATGCCGACCCCCCGCACCGTCGCGGGGGTGGCCCCGATGACCTGGGCCATCAACGCCTCAGCAGCAGACATGCGTTCACCCCTCCCAGTCCGCGGGAGACCACCAGCGTGTGCTCCCAGCCGGTGTCCCGGCGCGCCCCGTCGCGGACGAGGTCCAGGTCGATGCCCGGTGCCGGTCGGTCCACGTTCACGGTGGGCGGCACCGAGCCCTCCGCCATGGCCCGCAGCGCGAGCGCCACGTCGGCCGGTGCCGCCGCGCCGAGCAGATGCCCGAAGCCGGACTTGGGCGCGGTGACCGGCAGCCGGCCCGCGTCGGCGCCGAACGCCTCGTACAGGGCGTAGCCCTCGGTGACGTCCTCGAAGGGGATGGCCGAGCCGTGCGCGAAGACCGCGCCCAGGTCGCCGCCCGTGATCCCGGCCCGCTCGGTGGCGGTGCTCATGGCCCGGGCCAGCACCTGTCCGGTGGGTTCGACCGTGTAGTACGGCATGTAGCCGTCGGTGCTGACGCCCCAGCCGGCGAGTTCGCCGAGGATCCGGGCGCCGCGGGCCTCGGCGTGCTCCCGGCGTTCGAGCACCAGGAACACCGAGCCCTCGGCGAAGACGCTGCCGCCGTGTCCCGCGTCGAAGGGCCGGTACAGCTCGTGCGGGGCGAGCGAGGCGCGGGCCTTGGCGACCAGCCCGCTGGTCTCCAGGCAGAGCCAGCCGTACGGCGACAGCGGCGCCTCCACCCCGCCCGCGAGCACCACGTCGGCCCGGTCGCGCAGCAGCGCCTCGGCGCCGCCGATCAACGCGTACGCCCCGCTCGCCCGGTCGGCGACGAAGGTGCGGGCGGGCCCCCTGATGCCCTGGTCGATGCAGATGTTGCCCTGCGGTGCCGCCGGGAACCAGGCGGTGGCCTGGTAGGGGCTGACGGCTCGCGGGCCGTCGGTCCACAGCTTGCGCAGCTCCCGTTCGGCGAACTCCCAACCGCCCAGCACGTTGCCGACCATGACGCCGGTGCGTTCCGGGTCGGTGTCCTCGCCCACCACGACCCGGGCGTCCGCCAGCGCCTGGCGGACCGCGTGCACGGCGAGGTGGGTGAAGCGGTCGGTGCGCTTGACGAAGCGGGACGGCAGCTCGCTCTCCGCGTCGAAGCCGGACTGGCCGGCGACCGGGCAGGCGTACGCCGAGGCGTCGAAGCGGTCGATGGCGGCGAGGTGCGAGACCCCGTCGCGGGCGCTCTCCCACAGGGGGTCGAGGCCGGTGCCGGCCGGGGTGAGGGCGCCGATGCCGGTGACGACGACGCTCATCGCGCCACCCCCGCGCGCTCGGCCCGGGCGACCATCGCCGCGTGCAGCCCCGCGAAGCCGCTGGCGTCCTTGAGGATGACCTCGCCGTCCCAGGGACGCCCGGTGCCCGGCACGTAGTCGAGGTCGCAGGAGGGGTCGGGGTTCTCGTAGTTGGCGGTGGGGTGGACGTAGGAGTGCTCCGCGGCGAGGGCGCACAGCACGATCTCCATGGCGCTGGCGGCGGCCAGGGCGTGACCGAGCATGGACTTCGCCGAGTTCACCGGGACCTGGAGGGCGCGCTCGCCGAGCGCGAGCTTGAGGGCGCTGGTCTCGCAGGTGTCGTTCTGCCGGGTGGAGCTGCCGTGCGAGCTGACGTGGTCGATGTCGCCGGGTCGCACCCCGGAGCGCTCGATGGCCTGGCTCATGGCGCGGGTCAGGTCGGCCCCGTCGGAGAGCAGGTCGGTCATGTGGATGGCGTTGGAGCTGTGCGAGAACCCGGCGATCTGGAGATAGGGCGTGGCACCCCGGCGCAGCGCGTGCTCGCGCTCCTCCAGGACGACCACCCCGCAGCCCTCGCCGAGCACGAAGCCGTCGCGGTCGGCGTCGTAGGGGCGCGAGGCCGTCTCGGGGCGGTCCCGGTGGGCGCGGGAGAGACAGTTGATGATCTCGAAGGAGGCGACGGTCACCGGGGTGATCGGTGCCTCGCTGGCCCCCGCGATCATGATGTCGGCGTCGCCGTGGGCGATCGTCTCGAAGGCGTGGCCCACCGCGTCGATACCGCCGATGCAGCCCGTGGACAGAGTCACACAGGGGCCCTGCGCGTTGAGCAGCGCCGACAGCACGGCCCCGGGCGTGTTCGACATGGACGCCAGATACAGGTCGCGGCCGGCCTTGGCGGGGTCGATGGGCAGCCGGCCCTCGTCGGTGACGGCGAGGAACTCCTCCTCCATCTTCGGGGTGCCGCAGATCGCCGTGGACAGGGAGATGCCGGTGCGCTCCGGGGTGTGGCCGCCGGCCTCGAGACCGGCGTCCCGGACGGCCTGGAGGGCCGCCACCACGGCGAACTGGACGTAACGGTCGAGGCGCCGCACCTCCGGGGGCAGCGCGGGGAGCTGCTCCTCGAAATCGGGGACCTCGGCGACCGCGTCCGAGGCGAATTCGAAGGACTTGAAAAGGGTGGAACTCGTGATGTCGGAAAGGGATTTCGTGACGCTCTTGCCCGCCGAGACGGTGTCCCAGAAGGCTTGCTTTCCCGTTCCGGCCGGGCTGACTACTCCGAGCCCGGTGACGACCACTTCTCGCATGGTTTTATCGCCTTTCACCTGTCTGGGCCGTCACCAGCCCCCGTGTGACGCATTCCTTTGCCGTGACGCCGGCTTCTTCCATGAGGGCGCGGTATTCCTCGGCCGCCAGGACCGTGCCGTCGGCGGTGTTGACGAGCAGGCTGAGCGCGAGCATCGGCCGGCTCAGGGCGGGCCCGTCCGGCTGCGGGCGCATGACGTCGGCCACCAGCAGGGTGCCGCCGGGGCGCAGGACACGGGCGGCCTCCCTCAGCAGCCGGGCCGTGTCCGCGGGTCCGGCGAAACGGCCGGCGTGCGCGAGGACGACGGTGTCGAACCCGGCGTCCGGGAACGGCGGGGCGTCGAAGTCGGCGGGCACGAAGCGGAACCGCTCGGCCACCCCGAACTCCTCGGCCCGCGCCCGCGCTTGGGCCAGCAGTGCCGGGTCGTCGTGCGCGGTGACCCGGGCGCCGGGGTCGGCGGCGGCCAGCGCGATGCCCCACTCTCCGGCGCCGCAGGCAAGGTCCAGCACCCGGCCCGCCGGGACGGGCCGCAGCTCACGCACCGCGTCGAAGGCGACCCGGACGGCGAGCGGGAACGCGCCCCCGAACAACCCGGGATGCCGCCCCCGCGCGGCCGGCGCACCGAGGTCCCCGGAGCGCTCGCCGGTACGGACGACCGAGGTCAGCGTGGCCCACCGGTCCCACTGCGCGAGCACGTCGGCGAAGTGCCCGCCGAGACAGCCGGGTCGGCCGTCGACGAGATACGCGCGGGCGAGCCCGGTGAGCCCGAGACGCGGCTCGCCGTCGGCGGTGGGGGGCTCGGACTCCGCCGGCTCGGACCGCCCGTGGCCGTCCGCGGCCAGCAGCCCGAACTCCTCCAGTACGGCGAGCAGATCGCGTACCCCGCGCGGGTCGCAGCCCAGGTCCACGGCGAGTTCGCGGGCGGTGCGCGGGGTCCGGGCCAGTGCGGTGAACACGCCCAGTTCCACCGCCGCACCGAGCGCCCTGGCCCTGGCGAAGCCGAAGTTCAGGGCCAGCAGCGGACCGGGGTCGGGGGCGTTCTCGTAGCGGGCGAGCGCCTCGGCGGGAGACGGTGCGTCCGTCATCACCGGTACCTACTTGGTGGCCGTGAGCAGGCCGGAGAGCAGGGACACGTTCCGGGTCGTGATCCGGCGGAACCCGGCGTCCTCGACCCAGCCGCGGATCTCGTCCACGTCGCGGACCTCGCCCTCCTCGGTGTTGACCAGGAGGATCAGCCCGAACATCGCGGGGAAGAGTCCGGAGGCCAGGGTGGGCATGTGGGAGTGCACCAGCAGCAGCCCGTCGGCGGGCAGATGCGTGTGGATACGGCGCACCAGGTGCGCGGCGCGCTCGGGGCCGTAGCCGTCGAGCACGTGGGAGAGCAGGACGGCGTCGCTCGCCGGCCACTCGTCCGCCATGATGTCGGCGGCCCTGACCTCGACGCGGTCCTCCAGCCCGGCCTCCCGCACGTTGGCGCGGGCCAGGTCGGTCACCGCCGGGTAGTCGAGGGCCGTCACCCGCAGCTCGGGGTGGCGGGTGGCCAGCGCGATGGAGTAGTCGCCGGAGCCGCAGCCCAGGTCGACGACATGGCGGACGCCGTCCAGCGGGG is a genomic window containing:
- a CDS encoding class I SAM-dependent methyltransferase, with translation MTDAPSPAEALARYENAPDPGPLLALNFGFARARALGAAVELGVFTALARTPRTARELAVDLGCDPRGVRDLLAVLEEFGLLAADGHGRSEPAESEPPTADGEPRLGLTGLARAYLVDGRPGCLGGHFADVLAQWDRWATLTSVVRTGERSGDLGAPAARGRHPGLFGGAFPLAVRVAFDAVRELRPVPAGRVLDLACGAGEWGIALAAADPGARVTAHDDPALLAQARARAEEFGVAERFRFVPADFDAPPFPDAGFDTVVLAHAGRFAGPADTARLLREAARVLRPGGTLLVADVMRPQPDGPALSRPMLALSLLVNTADGTVLAAEEYRALMEEAGVTAKECVTRGLVTAQTGERR
- a CDS encoding beta-ketoacyl-[acyl-carrier-protein] synthase family protein, translating into MSVVVTGIGALTPAGTGLDPLWESARDGVSHLAAIDRFDASAYACPVAGQSGFDAESELPSRFVKRTDRFTHLAVHAVRQALADARVVVGEDTDPERTGVMVGNVLGGWEFAERELRKLWTDGPRAVSPYQATAWFPAAPQGNICIDQGIRGPARTFVADRASGAYALIGGAEALLRDRADVVLAGGVEAPLSPYGWLCLETSGLVAKARASLAPHELYRPFDAGHGGSVFAEGSVFLVLERREHAEARGARILGELAGWGVSTDGYMPYYTVEPTGQVLARAMSTATERAGITGGDLGAVFAHGSAIPFEDVTEGYALYEAFGADAGRLPVTAPKSGFGHLLGAAAPADVALALRAMAEGSVPPTVNVDRPAPGIDLDLVRDGARRDTGWEHTLVVSRGLGGVNACLLLRR
- a CDS encoding SRPBCC family protein, which translates into the protein MPRIENAIVIGADAELVFDLTNDIARWSEIFDEYSDAKVLSEEREGRWTEIVFELTNEEGASWRSWRILDHRELVAVAERRDPLYPFRYMHLRWSYEPVPEGTAMTWVQDFELDEKFPVPLETVLERMNTHTRHNQAGIKRKIESGDVRP
- a CDS encoding acyl carrier protein; this encodes MDVREQVVAVMRGVGFDAGELADDRRLAEDLDIDSTELVEIVVALEQHFGIGIDAEAEGGFTVFGDLVECVGRLLSAGSTVRG
- a CDS encoding beta-ketoacyl-[acyl-carrier-protein] synthase family protein, whose translation is MREVVVTGLGVVSPAGTGKQAFWDTVSAGKSVTKSLSDITSSTLFKSFEFASDAVAEVPDFEEQLPALPPEVRRLDRYVQFAVVAALQAVRDAGLEAGGHTPERTGISLSTAICGTPKMEEEFLAVTDEGRLPIDPAKAGRDLYLASMSNTPGAVLSALLNAQGPCVTLSTGCIGGIDAVGHAFETIAHGDADIMIAGASEAPITPVTVASFEIINCLSRAHRDRPETASRPYDADRDGFVLGEGCGVVVLEEREHALRRGATPYLQIAGFSHSSNAIHMTDLLSDGADLTRAMSQAIERSGVRPGDIDHVSSHGSSTRQNDTCETSALKLALGERALQVPVNSAKSMLGHALAAASAMEIVLCALAAEHSYVHPTANYENPDPSCDLDYVPGTGRPWDGEVILKDASGFAGLHAAMVARAERAGVAR
- the acpS gene encoding holo-ACP synthase, whose product is MSAAEALMAQVIGATPATVRGVGIDVVDVQRLRAMLERRGQPLCDRLFTPAEQALCEGGSPRHRACRMAGRIAAKEAVRKTLGGYGQGCGWLDIDVGRAVSGQPVPRLSGRAERAFRLASFTGLHLSITHEAGVAVAIAVAV
- a CDS encoding methyltransferase, with product MTTTTAAADLDSSRVHSVLTAYLQSKAVFTAIDLGVFEALEKQPATLAELADGLGLERRPVRALLVALTGLELVRAEDGRYLNSEEASRYLVAGRPEYMGGFAAHQNSHFGHFARLDEAVRSNASLNQRVLKQGYRDQGAAQGEGREGTGRLIQAMRVSSRLQAGKLAEAAPLDGVRHVVDLGCGSGDYSIALATRHPELRVTALDYPAVTDLARANVREAGLEDRVEVRAADIMADEWPASDAVLLSHVLDGYGPERAAHLVRRIHTHLPADGLLLVHSHMPTLASGLFPAMFGLILLVNTEEGEVRDVDEIRGWVEDAGFRRITTRNVSLLSGLLTATK